Proteins from a single region of Streptomyces spectabilis:
- a CDS encoding DUF3068 domain-containing protein, whose protein sequence is MTRRTASPLSLVLLGLGVFLLVLAPMLAWYVEPRAKRTPIDVDQITVFEGKGSYFDTEKIKTVADQRLTVTRQVRGDVADSEKSGRAIWDVVTSIDPDKTLPAADPHDALQWTQERWVTDRKTNKPVHCCGEKPRFEGDAYLKFPFDVQERDHLWWDPTLGGTVPLTFRGEKKIQGYEGYRFTGRVAATKTGTRQVPGRLVGLPERGQVMAEEWYANHGIELVADKRTGRIIYAAIGPRKTLRAPGGKKDRTVLLDSRRIAFTEKTQRAQVKLADDDSSRLKLVGETLPLLCVVLGGALTLLGGALVIRGRNSGANGPNGRGGNPDAEGPHSDTSPSALQPTTM, encoded by the coding sequence ATGACGCGCCGTACAGCCTCGCCCTTGTCCCTGGTCCTGCTCGGTCTCGGCGTCTTTCTGCTGGTCCTGGCCCCGATGCTGGCCTGGTACGTCGAGCCGCGGGCGAAACGCACGCCGATCGACGTCGACCAGATCACCGTCTTCGAGGGAAAGGGCAGCTATTTCGATACCGAGAAGATCAAGACCGTCGCCGACCAGCGCCTCACCGTCACCCGGCAGGTGCGCGGCGACGTCGCCGACAGCGAGAAGTCGGGCCGCGCGATCTGGGACGTGGTGACCTCCATCGACCCCGACAAGACGCTGCCCGCGGCCGACCCGCACGACGCGCTCCAGTGGACCCAGGAGCGCTGGGTGACCGACCGCAAGACGAACAAGCCCGTCCACTGCTGCGGCGAGAAGCCGCGCTTCGAGGGCGACGCGTATCTGAAGTTCCCGTTTGACGTGCAGGAACGTGACCACCTGTGGTGGGACCCCACCCTCGGTGGCACCGTGCCGCTGACGTTCCGCGGCGAGAAGAAGATCCAGGGGTACGAGGGCTACCGCTTCACCGGCAGGGTGGCCGCCACCAAGACCGGCACGCGGCAGGTCCCCGGGCGCCTGGTCGGCCTGCCCGAGCGCGGGCAGGTCATGGCCGAGGAGTGGTACGCCAACCACGGGATCGAGCTGGTCGCCGACAAGCGCACCGGCCGGATCATCTACGCCGCCATCGGACCGCGCAAGACGCTGCGGGCGCCGGGCGGCAAGAAGGACCGCACGGTGCTCCTGGACAGCCGGCGGATCGCGTTCACCGAGAAGACGCAGCGGGCCCAGGTGAAGCTCGCCGACGACGACAGCTCGCGTCTGAAGCTGGTCGGCGAGACGCTGCCGCTGCTCTGCGTGGTCCTGGGCGGTGCGCTCACGCTGCTCGGCGGCGCCCTGGTCATCCGGGGTCGCAATTCGGGAGCAAACGGCCCGAACGGGCGCGGCGGGAATCCGGATGCGGAAGGTCCACATTCCGATACCTCACCAAGTGCCCTGCAACCCACCACGATGTGA
- a CDS encoding glycosyltransferase family 4 protein: protein MPQHVPSSLSPVAQRPARLLPALPPQPRRIAFLARRDLGNPAAGGSELLVDRLADGLTRGGHQVTLLCGGPAAYRDYRVVSAGGDLGHYLRARSAYRRQIGGSDLLVEVCNGMPYLAPLWHRGPTLCLVNHVHTELWAMRFQGPLAPAARLGRRLEHWALSGAQRGNLLVAVSPSTATALRDLGVDRDRIRVVHNGVEEPGPLHERSDEPLFLAMGRLVEYKRVDLLLRLWERVRPVTGGRLVIVGEGPERARLERMAGPDVHFTGHVSEAEKHRLLCAAWLLLHPSAVEGWGLVITEAAARGTPAIGFDVPGVRDSVEDGVTGLLAGGESSFAAAWCTLALSTERRRAFGKAAAERAAQFRWANTVRQFAAVAAEAVAAHEPPPTSRPEGSG from the coding sequence ATGCCCCAGCACGTGCCGTCGTCGCTGAGCCCCGTCGCCCAGCGGCCCGCGCGGCTCCTTCCGGCGCTCCCCCCGCAACCGCGCCGGATCGCCTTCCTCGCCCGCCGCGATCTCGGCAATCCCGCGGCAGGCGGCTCCGAACTCCTCGTCGACCGCCTGGCCGACGGGCTGACCCGCGGGGGTCACCAGGTCACGCTGCTGTGCGGCGGACCCGCCGCGTACCGCGACTACCGCGTGGTGTCGGCGGGCGGCGACCTGGGGCACTACCTGCGCGCCCGCTCGGCCTACCGCCGCCAGATCGGCGGCAGCGACCTCCTGGTCGAGGTGTGCAACGGCATGCCGTACCTGGCGCCGCTGTGGCACCGCGGCCCCACTCTCTGCCTGGTCAACCACGTCCACACCGAGCTGTGGGCGATGCGCTTCCAGGGCCCCCTCGCCCCGGCCGCCCGGCTCGGGCGCAGGCTCGAACACTGGGCGCTCTCGGGCGCCCAGCGCGGCAACCTCCTGGTCGCCGTCTCCCCGTCGACGGCCACCGCCCTGCGCGACCTGGGCGTCGACCGCGACCGCATCCGGGTCGTGCACAACGGCGTGGAGGAGCCGGGGCCGCTGCACGAGCGCTCCGACGAACCGCTCTTCCTCGCCATGGGCCGGCTCGTCGAGTACAAGCGCGTCGATCTGCTCCTGCGCCTGTGGGAGCGGGTCCGCCCGGTCACCGGAGGGCGGCTCGTCATCGTCGGCGAGGGGCCCGAGCGGGCCCGCCTCGAACGGATGGCGGGACCGGACGTGCACTTCACCGGGCACGTCTCCGAGGCCGAGAAGCACCGGCTGCTGTGCGCGGCCTGGCTCCTGCTGCACCCCTCCGCCGTGGAGGGCTGGGGCCTGGTCATCACCGAGGCCGCGGCGCGCGGGACGCCCGCGATCGGCTTCGACGTGCCCGGCGTACGGGACTCCGTCGAGGACGGGGTGACCGGTCTGCTCGCGGGCGGCGAGAGCTCCTTCGCCGCCGCCTGGTGCACGCTGGCGCTCTCCACCGAGCGGCGCCGGGCCTTCGGCAAGGCCGCCGCCGAGCGCGCCGCGCAGTTCCGCTGGGCCAACACCGTCCGGCAGTTCGCCGCGGTGGCCGCCGAGGCGGTCGCCGCGCACGAGCCGCCACCCACGTCACGTCCTGAGGGGTCCGGGTGA
- a CDS encoding helix-turn-helix domain-containing protein, which yields MPAVPDLSESERPTMTRSAWRDVPPLKVRRFAALALEEVPVLAQDILREIRAEYPGLPVVLDDSGEPMALVGIRRALEGFVQQLAAADRPRYHPEVFQEFGRGEGLEGRSLDSLQAIYRLGVRLAWRRLAEIGQQTEIPPPAMYELAESGFEYLDGLVDQSVRGYAEAAARQAGERLRLQRKLMESLLSERRPEPQPSSVLGADGGLDERAARAGWALPERVAVGVLLRPAREAVAPAVGEGVLLDMEAEQPRMVVPDPDAAGRPELLRRAMTGWSGAIGPPVALADAAKSLRWAQAAIGLMQRGLLPAGEVLHCTEHTEALVLLQPEELIEDLTRRCLAPLEHCGPAHGRRLAQTLLAWLETRGGAPEVAARLGVHPQTVRYRLRQIRELWGDEIDDPDRRFELELVLRARRLRGELGRP from the coding sequence ATGCCCGCCGTCCCCGACCTCTCCGAGAGCGAGCGCCCGACCATGACTCGCTCGGCCTGGCGCGACGTGCCGCCCCTGAAGGTCAGACGCTTCGCCGCGCTGGCTCTCGAAGAGGTGCCCGTGCTCGCCCAGGACATCCTGCGCGAGATCCGCGCGGAGTACCCGGGCCTGCCCGTCGTCCTCGACGACTCCGGCGAGCCCATGGCGCTCGTCGGCATCCGCCGCGCCCTCGAAGGCTTCGTCCAGCAGCTCGCCGCCGCCGACCGGCCGCGCTACCACCCCGAGGTCTTCCAGGAATTCGGCCGCGGCGAGGGCCTGGAGGGCCGCAGCCTGGACTCGCTCCAGGCGATCTACCGCCTCGGGGTCCGGCTCGCCTGGCGCCGCCTCGCCGAGATCGGCCAGCAGACCGAGATACCGCCCCCGGCCATGTACGAGCTCGCCGAGTCCGGCTTCGAGTACCTGGACGGCCTGGTCGACCAGTCGGTGCGCGGCTACGCGGAGGCCGCGGCCCGCCAGGCCGGGGAGCGGCTGCGGCTGCAACGCAAGCTGATGGAGTCCCTGCTCTCCGAGCGCCGCCCGGAGCCGCAGCCCAGCTCCGTGCTCGGCGCCGACGGCGGTCTGGACGAGCGGGCCGCCCGGGCCGGCTGGGCCCTGCCCGAGCGCGTCGCCGTCGGCGTGCTGCTCCGCCCGGCGCGCGAGGCGGTCGCCCCGGCCGTCGGCGAGGGCGTGCTGCTCGACATGGAGGCGGAGCAGCCCCGCATGGTCGTGCCCGACCCGGACGCCGCGGGCCGCCCCGAACTGCTGCGCCGCGCCATGACCGGCTGGTCCGGCGCCATCGGCCCGCCCGTCGCGCTCGCCGACGCCGCGAAGTCGCTGCGCTGGGCACAGGCCGCGATCGGTCTGATGCAGCGCGGACTGCTGCCCGCGGGCGAGGTGCTGCACTGCACCGAGCACACCGAGGCCCTGGTCCTGCTCCAGCCCGAGGAGCTGATCGAGGACCTCACCCGGCGCTGCCTCGCCCCCCTCGAACACTGCGGCCCCGCCCACGGCCGCCGTCTCGCCCAGACCCTCCTCGCCTGGCTGGAGACCCGGGGCGGCGCCCCCGAAGTCGCCGCCCGGCTCGGTGTGCATCCGCAAACCGTGCGCTATCGCCTGCGACAGATCCGAGAGCTGTGGGGCGACGAGATCGACGACCCGGACCGCCGCTTCGAGCTGGAGCTGGTGTTGCGGGCGCGGCGGCTGCGGGGCGAACTCGGGCGGCCCTGA
- a CDS encoding class I SAM-dependent methyltransferase — protein MKDPSLRRSVTLFRAFLRERQEPERCYALLARDAADQVERHLPVNGKVVVDVGGGAGYFTEEFRRRGAQAFLFEPDLRELGARGAHGAKPPEGAVVADGYLLPVATGSADVTFSSNVLEHVADPQTFLSELVRVTRPGGLIYVAFTNWLSPWGGHEWAPWHYLGAERARARYERRTGTPAKHTLGVNLYKHHIGPTLRHVRAREDVTVVSARSRYWPFLAESVAKVPGVREFTTWNLLLILRRCP, from the coding sequence GTGAAGGATCCTTCGCTGCGCCGCTCCGTGACCCTGTTCCGGGCCTTCCTCAGGGAGCGGCAGGAACCGGAGCGGTGCTACGCGCTGCTCGCCCGGGACGCCGCCGACCAGGTCGAGCGCCATCTGCCCGTGAACGGCAAGGTGGTCGTGGACGTCGGCGGCGGCGCGGGCTACTTCACCGAGGAGTTCCGCAGGCGCGGCGCGCAGGCGTTCCTCTTCGAGCCCGACCTCAGGGAGCTGGGCGCGCGGGGCGCGCACGGCGCCAAGCCGCCCGAGGGCGCGGTGGTCGCGGACGGCTATCTGCTGCCCGTGGCGACCGGCTCGGCCGACGTCACGTTCTCCTCCAACGTCCTGGAGCACGTGGCCGACCCGCAGACCTTCCTCAGCGAGCTGGTCCGGGTCACCCGGCCCGGCGGCCTCATCTACGTCGCGTTCACCAACTGGCTGTCCCCCTGGGGCGGCCACGAGTGGGCGCCCTGGCACTACCTGGGCGCCGAACGCGCCCGCGCCCGCTACGAGCGGCGCACCGGCACACCCGCCAAGCACACGCTCGGCGTCAACCTCTACAAGCACCACATAGGACCCACGCTCAGACACGTGCGGGCCCGCGAGGACGTCACCGTCGTCTCCGCGCGCTCGCGCTACTGGCCGTTCCTCGCCGAGTCCGTGGCGAAGGTTCCGGGCGTGCGTGAGTTCACGACCTGGAACCTTCTCCTCATCCTCAGGCGGTGTCCATGA
- a CDS encoding M14 family zinc carboxypeptidase — MGTSRPSRPVLLTASAAAGTLLFTVLAPGGASADPRPAPRPVVRDGTPLDSPDKAAKAPEAAAERALDGADVPLAAGAVRGYPRERRLAPEPPNPADKSIKLGLTPYHAIAPELNEIQRLGDRVSVEIAGRSAGGHELYLVTVTAPESAREAARQERMRRLIANAPKAAAGSKAIKSSYKTPVFVNNNIHGNEWEGTDAALKLIRKLAKAKDPGTRKLLGRNRLYFNVTMNPDGRIAGTRANAGGFDLNRDFITASQPETRAVRRIAVTKQPAVMIDLHGYVNGTLIEPTTPPHGENYEYDLFLKNTYANALGMEKAVNGLGYTEAKDGVKPAIIPFRDQKEGWDDWPPIFTPQYMPFHGAVAAHTIEFPMQVNNEEYESQPVAELRRRSAVNVDIAGAAMRATLDFADRRRQSLIADQIEVFRRGAAGAKQVPVSKETVPGVPGIGPEDVYTTRFPRAYVIPAGRDQRSAAAASRLVDHLLANDVRVRRATEGFRLGGRAYAKGSYVVDMRQPKRGLANVILADGRDISAKVSAMYDISGWSLGRLWGASVRSAADGDPARVPARRVHASPRVAYVAPRGDLRLRLDDPRAVAALNSLLGDGIAVRDAGDGAVVVPGSARRIAREVAAEHDVAFFATKERGGEVLRRTRVAAAVTPGELFALREMGFDVTPVSTKALNSGFDWGRTDVLFVSAGLDHRKLDGGAKARLGAFFARGGGLVGRGAEGAALNAAAGLLPVTAVEGNGDANGVVRVRDARGAAGFSFVYAPVWFTGLGDGVRVEQSYGAGNPLVSGHWRPADGGRGGPADAAGQAAVVSGSARGSQVALFGTEPLFRAHPKGLYPEVARALFAAR, encoded by the coding sequence ATGGGGACATCCCGGCCATCCAGACCGGTACTGCTCACCGCGTCGGCCGCCGCGGGCACGCTTCTGTTCACCGTGCTCGCGCCGGGCGGCGCAAGCGCCGATCCCCGGCCCGCGCCGCGCCCCGTCGTCCGCGACGGGACACCGCTCGACTCGCCCGACAAGGCGGCGAAGGCGCCCGAGGCCGCGGCCGAGCGGGCCCTCGACGGCGCCGATGTGCCGCTCGCCGCCGGCGCGGTCCGCGGCTATCCGCGCGAGCGCAGGCTCGCCCCGGAACCGCCGAACCCGGCCGACAAGTCCATCAAGCTGGGCCTGACCCCGTACCACGCCATCGCGCCCGAGCTGAACGAGATCCAGCGGCTCGGCGACCGGGTCAGCGTGGAGATCGCCGGGCGTTCGGCGGGCGGCCACGAGCTGTACCTGGTCACGGTCACCGCGCCCGAGTCGGCGCGCGAGGCCGCCCGGCAGGAGCGGATGCGCCGCCTCATCGCGAACGCGCCCAAGGCCGCCGCCGGGAGCAAGGCGATCAAGTCCTCGTACAAGACGCCCGTCTTCGTCAACAACAACATCCACGGCAACGAGTGGGAGGGCACGGACGCCGCCCTCAAGCTGATCAGGAAGCTGGCGAAGGCGAAGGATCCGGGGACGCGGAAGCTCCTCGGCCGCAACCGTCTGTACTTCAACGTCACCATGAACCCCGACGGCCGGATCGCGGGCACCCGGGCGAACGCGGGCGGCTTCGACCTCAACCGCGACTTCATCACCGCCTCGCAGCCCGAGACGCGCGCGGTGCGGCGCATCGCCGTCACCAAGCAGCCCGCCGTGATGATCGACCTGCACGGGTACGTCAACGGCACCCTGATCGAGCCGACCACGCCGCCGCACGGCGAGAACTACGAGTACGACCTGTTCCTGAAGAACACCTACGCCAACGCCCTCGGCATGGAGAAGGCCGTCAACGGCCTCGGCTACACCGAGGCGAAGGACGGCGTGAAGCCGGCGATCATCCCCTTCCGGGACCAGAAGGAGGGCTGGGACGACTGGCCGCCGATCTTCACCCCGCAGTACATGCCGTTCCACGGCGCGGTCGCGGCGCACACCATCGAGTTCCCGATGCAGGTCAACAACGAGGAGTACGAGTCGCAGCCGGTCGCCGAGCTGCGCCGCCGCTCCGCCGTCAACGTGGACATCGCGGGCGCGGCGATGAGGGCGACCCTCGACTTCGCCGACCGCAGGCGGCAGTCGCTGATCGCGGACCAGATCGAGGTGTTCCGGCGCGGCGCGGCGGGCGCGAAGCAGGTGCCGGTGTCGAAGGAGACGGTGCCCGGGGTGCCCGGCATCGGCCCGGAGGACGTGTACACGACGCGGTTCCCGCGTGCGTACGTCATCCCGGCGGGCCGTGACCAGCGCTCGGCGGCGGCCGCGTCCCGGCTCGTGGACCACCTGCTCGCCAACGACGTGCGCGTGCGGCGCGCCACCGAGGGCTTCCGGCTCGGCGGGCGCGCGTACGCGAAGGGCTCGTACGTCGTCGACATGCGGCAGCCCAAGCGGGGGCTCGCGAACGTGATCCTGGCCGACGGCCGGGACATCAGCGCCAAGGTGTCGGCCATGTACGACATCTCGGGCTGGAGCCTCGGGCGGCTGTGGGGCGCCTCCGTGAGGTCGGCGGCCGATGGCGACCCGGCGCGGGTGCCCGCGCGGCGCGTGCACGCCTCGCCGCGGGTCGCGTACGTCGCCCCGCGCGGCGACCTGCGGCTGCGGCTCGACGACCCGCGGGCGGTGGCGGCGCTCAACTCGCTGCTCGGGGACGGGATCGCGGTGCGCGACGCCGGGGACGGCGCCGTGGTCGTGCCCGGGTCCGCGCGGCGGATCGCGCGGGAGGTCGCCGCCGAGCACGACGTCGCCTTCTTCGCGACGAAGGAGCGCGGCGGCGAGGTCCTGCGGCGCACGCGGGTCGCGGCCGCGGTGACGCCGGGCGAGCTGTTCGCGCTGCGGGAGATGGGCTTCGACGTGACGCCCGTGTCGACGAAGGCCCTCAACTCCGGCTTCGACTGGGGCAGGACGGACGTGCTGTTCGTCTCGGCGGGTCTGGACCACCGGAAGCTGGACGGCGGGGCGAAGGCCCGCCTCGGCGCCTTCTTCGCGCGCGGGGGCGGCCTGGTGGGGCGCGGGGCCGAGGGTGCCGCGCTGAACGCCGCGGCGGGGCTGCTGCCCGTCACCGCCGTCGAGGGCAACGGCGACGCCAACGGCGTGGTGCGCGTGCGCGACGCCCGCGGGGCGGCCGGGTTCAGCTTCGTCTACGCCCCGGTGTGGTTCACGGGGCTCGGGGACGGCGTGCGGGTCGAGCAGTCCTACGGCGCCGGGAATCCGCTGGTGTCCGGGCACTGGCGTCCTGCGGACGGCGGGCGGGGCGGGCCTGCGGACGCCGCCGGGCAGGCCGCCGTGGTGAGCGGCTCCGCCCGGGGCTCACAGGTCGCCCTCTTCGGCACCGAGCCCCTGTTCCGGGCGCACCCGAAGGGGCTGTACCCGGAGGTGGCCCGGGCACTGTTCGCCGCGCGGTAG
- a CDS encoding NADP-dependent oxidoreductase → MSVTPEQLPATGRAWHLVRRPHGWPVPEDFALREAPVEAPAEGRVLVRNLHFSVDPYMRGRMNDVKSYIPPFGLDQPMDGGAVGVVVASNADGFAVGDHVLHFAGWREYASVPAQHATKVDADAAPLSAYLGVLGMTGLTAYAGLLEVASFKEGDAVFVSGAAGAVGSQVGQIARLKGASRVVGSAGSDDKVKLLVEEYGFDAAFNYKDEKPVVDQLKEVAPDGVDVYFDNVGGEHLEAAISRMNVGGRATICGMIAGYNDTEPTPGPRNMAMIIGKRLRLQGMLVQDHQDLQAQFVREVAAWVRSGELKYAETFAHGIESGADAFLGMLRGENTGKMIVSLDA, encoded by the coding sequence ATGTCCGTCACCCCCGAGCAGCTCCCCGCCACCGGCCGCGCCTGGCACCTCGTGCGGCGCCCGCACGGCTGGCCGGTCCCGGAGGACTTCGCGCTGCGGGAGGCCCCCGTCGAGGCCCCGGCGGAAGGCCGCGTCCTGGTCCGGAACCTGCACTTCTCCGTCGACCCGTACATGCGCGGCCGGATGAACGACGTGAAGTCGTACATCCCGCCCTTCGGGCTCGACCAGCCCATGGACGGCGGCGCGGTCGGCGTGGTCGTGGCCTCGAACGCGGACGGCTTCGCGGTGGGCGACCACGTGCTGCACTTCGCGGGCTGGCGGGAGTACGCCTCGGTGCCCGCGCAGCACGCGACCAAGGTGGACGCGGACGCGGCCCCGCTCTCGGCGTATCTGGGCGTGCTCGGCATGACGGGCCTGACGGCGTACGCGGGCCTCCTTGAGGTCGCCTCCTTCAAGGAGGGGGACGCCGTCTTCGTCTCCGGCGCGGCGGGCGCGGTCGGCAGCCAGGTCGGCCAGATCGCCCGGCTCAAGGGCGCCTCGCGCGTCGTGGGCTCGGCGGGCTCGGACGACAAGGTCAAGCTCCTGGTCGAGGAGTACGGCTTCGACGCGGCCTTCAATTACAAGGACGAGAAGCCCGTCGTCGACCAGCTCAAGGAGGTGGCCCCCGACGGCGTCGACGTCTACTTCGACAACGTGGGCGGCGAGCACCTGGAGGCCGCCATCAGCCGTATGAACGTGGGCGGCCGCGCCACCATCTGCGGCATGATCGCGGGCTACAACGACACCGAGCCGACCCCGGGGCCGCGCAACATGGCCATGATCATCGGTAAGCGCCTGCGGCTCCAGGGCATGCTCGTGCAGGACCACCAGGACCTCCAGGCGCAGTTCGTGCGCGAGGTCGCCGCGTGGGTGCGCTCCGGCGAGCTGAAGTACGCCGAGACGTTCGCGCACGGCATCGAGAGCGGCGCGGACGCGTTCCTCGGCATGCTGCGCGGTGAGAACACCGGCAAGATGATCGTCTCTCTCGACGCCTGA
- a CDS encoding MarR family winged helix-turn-helix transcriptional regulator produces MGTLRDMVTQNSPAPRIDPLTLEVVELIGTVVARYHEEYEVAAGKHALTGAQARVLGLLSLEPMPMRRIAQKLKCEPSNVTGIVDRLEARGLVERRPDPADRRVKLAAPTEEGLRTARNLRESLDFAREPLAQLSRDERESLRGLLQRMLG; encoded by the coding sequence ATGGGTACGCTGAGAGACATGGTCACCCAGAACTCCCCCGCCCCCCGGATCGACCCGCTGACGCTCGAGGTCGTCGAGCTGATCGGCACGGTCGTGGCGCGCTACCACGAGGAGTACGAGGTGGCGGCGGGCAAGCACGCCCTGACCGGGGCGCAGGCGCGCGTCCTCGGGCTGCTCTCCCTGGAGCCGATGCCGATGCGGCGCATCGCCCAGAAGCTGAAGTGCGAGCCGTCGAACGTGACCGGGATCGTGGACCGCCTGGAGGCCCGCGGCCTCGTCGAGCGGCGGCCCGACCCGGCCGACCGGCGCGTGAAGCTGGCGGCGCCGACCGAGGAGGGGCTGCGGACGGCCCGGAACCTGCGCGAGTCCCTGGACTTCGCGCGGGAGCCGCTGGCGCAGCTTTCCCGCGACGAACGCGAGTCCCTGCGGGGGCTTTTGCAGCGCATGTTGGGCTAG
- a CDS encoding organic hydroperoxide resistance protein, with the protein MSIQNIDVKYTAVATAENGRDGRVASDDGKLDVVVNPPKELGGSGAGTNPEQLFAAGYSACFQGALGVVARRAKADISGSTVTAKVGIGQNESGGFGLEVELVTSIPNVDEATAKSLIEQAHQVCPYSNATRGNIKVDIKLA; encoded by the coding sequence ATGTCCATCCAGAACATCGACGTCAAGTACACCGCCGTGGCCACCGCGGAGAACGGCCGCGACGGGCGCGTCGCCTCCGACGACGGCAAGCTCGACGTCGTCGTGAACCCGCCGAAGGAGCTGGGCGGCAGCGGCGCGGGCACCAACCCCGAGCAGCTCTTCGCCGCCGGGTACAGCGCCTGCTTCCAGGGCGCCCTCGGCGTCGTCGCCCGCCGCGCGAAGGCCGACATCTCCGGCTCCACGGTCACCGCCAAGGTCGGCATAGGCCAGAACGAGTCCGGCGGCTTCGGCCTGGAGGTCGAGCTCGTGACCTCCATCCCGAACGTGGACGAGGCCACCGCCAAGTCCCTGATCGAGCAGGCCCACCAGGTGTGCCCCTACTCGAACGCGACGCGCGGCAACATCAAGGTCGACATCAAGCTGGCGTGA